Proteins from a single region of Pseudomonas sp. BSw22131:
- a CDS encoding ABC transporter ATP-binding protein produces the protein MPDAIEPQPSRSVDHLSWAEIRRLALHHKKSLWIANGVAALAVLCSVPIPLLLPLLVDEVLLGQGDRALKFMNHLLPDSLQKAVGYIGLMLLVTLTLRLAALVFNVVQARLFARLAKDIVYRIRVRLIERLERISLGEYESLGSGTVTAHLVTDLDTVDKFVGETLSKFLVAVLTLAGTSAILLWMHWQLALLILLFNPLVIFSTVQLGKRVKNLKKLENDSTSRFTQALTETLDAIQEVRAGNRQGYFLGRLGLRAQEVRDFAVASQWKSDASNRASGLLFQFGIDIFRAAAMLTVLFSDLSIGHMLAVFSYLWFMIGPVEQLLNLQYAFYAAGGALTRINELLSRANEPQYPGGVDPFTAQSTVGIDVRNLRFGYGDEPILDQLNLSIAPGEKVAIVGASGGGKSTLVQLLLGLYTAESGSIRYGGATLQEIGLETVRENVAVVLQHPALFNDTVRANLTMGRERSDEACWRALEIAQLDMTIRELPAGLDSVVGRSGVRLSGGQRQRLAIARMVLSDPKVVILDEATSALDAATEYNLHQALAQFLEGRTTLIIAHRLSAVKQADRVLVFDAGSVAEDGGHQQLIADGGLYARLYGHLQGV, from the coding sequence ATGCCGGACGCCATCGAGCCGCAACCTTCACGCAGTGTCGATCATCTGAGCTGGGCCGAAATCCGCCGCCTTGCACTGCACCACAAGAAGTCCCTGTGGATCGCCAACGGCGTGGCCGCGCTTGCAGTGCTGTGCTCGGTACCGATTCCTCTGTTACTACCGTTGCTGGTGGACGAAGTGTTGCTTGGTCAAGGCGACCGTGCACTGAAGTTCATGAATCATCTGTTACCCGACAGCCTGCAAAAGGCGGTGGGCTACATAGGCTTGATGCTGCTCGTCACCTTGACCCTGCGCCTGGCTGCGCTGGTGTTCAACGTTGTTCAGGCGCGGCTGTTTGCACGCCTTGCCAAGGACATCGTCTACCGCATTCGCGTGCGGCTGATCGAGCGTCTCGAGCGTATCTCTCTGGGTGAATACGAAAGTCTGGGTAGCGGGACCGTGACAGCACATCTGGTGACCGATCTCGATACGGTGGACAAATTCGTCGGTGAAACCCTGAGCAAGTTTCTGGTGGCCGTACTGACGCTGGCCGGTACCTCGGCGATTTTGCTGTGGATGCACTGGCAGCTGGCATTGCTGATCCTGCTGTTCAATCCGCTGGTGATCTTCTCCACAGTGCAATTAGGCAAACGCGTTAAAAACCTCAAGAAGCTCGAAAACGACAGCACATCGCGCTTTACCCAGGCACTGACTGAAACCCTGGATGCCATTCAGGAAGTTCGGGCAGGCAATCGGCAGGGTTATTTCCTTGGAAGACTGGGCTTACGGGCGCAGGAAGTACGTGACTTTGCCGTCGCGTCTCAGTGGAAAAGCGACGCGTCCAATCGTGCAAGTGGTCTGCTGTTCCAGTTTGGCATCGACATCTTCCGCGCCGCAGCCATGCTCACTGTGCTGTTTTCGGACCTGTCTATCGGCCACATGCTCGCCGTGTTCAGTTACCTGTGGTTTATGATCGGGCCGGTCGAGCAGCTGCTTAATCTGCAGTACGCGTTTTATGCTGCAGGCGGCGCGCTGACCCGCATCAATGAATTGCTGTCGCGGGCCAACGAGCCGCAGTACCCCGGTGGCGTCGATCCGTTTACGGCTCAGTCGACAGTAGGGATTGATGTGCGCAATTTGCGCTTCGGGTATGGGGACGAGCCGATACTCGATCAGTTGAACCTGTCGATTGCCCCGGGAGAGAAGGTTGCAATCGTGGGCGCCAGCGGCGGCGGCAAGAGCACGCTGGTGCAACTCCTGCTGGGCCTGTACACCGCCGAATCGGGCAGCATCCGCTACGGCGGCGCCACCCTTCAAGAAATAGGCCTGGAAACCGTTCGTGAGAACGTTGCAGTGGTGTTGCAACATCCCGCCTTGTTCAACGATACCGTGCGCGCCAACCTGACCATGGGCCGTGAGCGCAGTGACGAGGCGTGTTGGCGGGCGCTGGAAATCGCTCAACTGGACATGACCATTCGCGAACTGCCCGCGGGGCTGGACAGCGTGGTCGGGCGTTCCGGTGTGCGGTTGTCTGGCGGACAACGCCAGCGGTTGGCAATCGCGCGAATGGTGCTCTCCGACCCCAAGGTCGTCATTCTCGACGAAGCCACTTCGGCACTGGACGCCGCCACGGAATACAACCTCCATCAGGCGCTGGCACAGTTTCTGGAAGGGCGAACCACTTTGATCATTGCCCACCGCCTGTCGGCCGTGAAGCAGGCTGATCGGGTGTTGGTGTTCGACGCAGGCAGCGTCGCAGAAGACGGCGGCCATCAGCAGTTGATTGCAGATGGAGGGCTTTACGCGCGTCTTTATGGTCATTTGCAGGGAGTTTGA